The proteins below are encoded in one region of Betaproteobacteria bacterium:
- the glpK gene encoding glycerol kinase GlpK yields the protein MNAQSDQFVLALDQGTTSARAILFGRLGDIHGIAQQEITQYYPQPGWVEHDAHEIWQAQLAVARSVLHENGVLATQVAAVGITNQRETTVLWDKSTGEPLHRAIVWQDRRTADICETLTAAGHAELFRQRTGLVLDAYFSGTKLKWLLDHIPGSRARAERGELAFGTIDSWLAWKLSGGRVHVTDPSNASRTLLFDIHRRCWDEDLLALLDIPPALLPHLVDNSGEIATIDAEWLGAPIPLSGMAGDQQAATFGQACLEHGMAKNTYGTGCFLLMNTGPQPMASSHRLLTTIGWQRHGQTTYLLEGSVFMGGATVQWLRDGLGLISSTHDIEPLAASVPDNGGVYFVPAHTGLGAPYWDPFARGALFGLTRGTTRAHIARAALEAIAFQSADVLQAMEKDAGHGLRELRVDGGAANNDLLMQFQADLLGVPVVRPQVTETTALGAAYLAGLAVGFWQDVAELTALWQTERRFEPNMAEDERATLFAHWRRAIERTLGWTKEP from the coding sequence ATGAACGCTCAATCCGATCAGTTCGTCCTGGCCCTCGATCAAGGCACGACCAGCGCCCGCGCCATCCTCTTTGGTCGTCTGGGTGATATCCATGGCATCGCCCAACAGGAAATCACCCAATACTATCCGCAGCCCGGCTGGGTCGAGCACGACGCCCATGAAATATGGCAGGCGCAGCTGGCCGTGGCACGCAGCGTTTTGCACGAAAACGGCGTTTTGGCCACCCAGGTCGCCGCCGTCGGCATCACCAACCAGCGCGAAACCACCGTGCTGTGGGACAAATCGACTGGTGAACCGCTGCATCGCGCCATCGTCTGGCAAGACAGGCGCACTGCCGATATTTGCGAAACATTGACGGCGGCCGGCCATGCCGAACTGTTCCGCCAGCGCACCGGCCTCGTGCTCGATGCCTATTTTTCCGGCACCAAGCTCAAATGGCTGCTTGACCATATTCCCGGTAGCCGCGCCCGGGCCGAGCGTGGCGAACTCGCTTTCGGCACCATCGACAGCTGGCTGGCCTGGAAGCTTTCCGGCGGTCGCGTACATGTCACCGATCCGTCGAATGCCTCACGCACCCTGCTCTTCGATATTCACCGCCGGTGCTGGGATGAGGACCTGCTGGCGCTGCTCGACATCCCCCCGGCCCTACTGCCGCACCTGGTCGACAACAGCGGCGAAATCGCGACCATCGACGCCGAATGGCTGGGTGCCCCCATCCCGCTCAGCGGCATGGCCGGCGACCAGCAGGCAGCCACCTTCGGGCAAGCCTGTCTTGAACACGGCATGGCCAAAAACACTTACGGCACCGGCTGTTTTCTGCTGATGAATACCGGCCCGCAACCCATGGCTTCCAGCCACCGTCTGCTTACCACCATTGGCTGGCAGCGCCATGGCCAAACCACCTATCTGCTCGAAGGCAGCGTCTTCATGGGCGGGGCCACCGTACAATGGTTGCGCGACGGGCTCGGCCTTATTTCCAGCACGCATGATATCGAACCTCTGGCCGCCAGCGTGCCGGATAACGGTGGCGTCTATTTCGTACCCGCCCACACTGGCTTGGGCGCGCCCTACTGGGATCCGTTTGCCCGTGGCGCGCTGTTCGGCCTGACGCGCGGAACCACCCGCGCCCACATCGCCCGCGCCGCGCTCGAAGCCATCGCCTTCCAGAGTGCCGATGTGCTGCAAGCCATGGAAAAGGATGCCGGCCACGGCCTTAGGGAATTGCGCGTAGACGGTGGAGCCGCCAACAACGACCTGCTGATGCAATTTCAGGCCGACCTGCTTGGGGTGCCCGTTGTGCGCCCGCAAGTCACCGAAACCACCGCGCTCGGCGCCGCCTATCTGGCCGGGCTGGCAGTCGGCTTCTGGCAGGACGTAGCCGAATTGACGGCACTCTGGCAAACCGAACGTCGTTTTGAGCCGAACATGGCCGAAGACGAGCGCGCTACGCTGTTCGCTCATTGGCGCCGAGCCATCGAACGAACGCTCGGCTGGACAAAAGAGCCATGA
- a CDS encoding glycerol-3-phosphate dehydrogenase/oxidase, which yields MSNAPASRADRFASLREARSWDVLIIGGGASGLGAAVDAAARGYRTLLVEARDFASGTSSCSTKLIHGGVRYLRQGDFAMVRNALHERTCLLNNAPHLVHPLAFIIPAWSNFDRIIYAVGLKLYDLLSGGHALEASRSLNRQEVIAALPGLCTAGLSGGIRYWDGQFDDARLAITLMRTATDLGATCLNYLPVTCLLKTADRITGAILRDAESGEEFEISARAVINATGVHADSLRRLDEPDAPPLLTPSQGIHLVVDADFLPGQQALMIPKTEDGRVMFAIPWQGKVLLGTTDTPRPDLQQLDDPQPLAEEIDFLLRTAASVLTRPPTRADIRSAFAGLRPLIHPDHNDKKNTAALSREHAILVSPGGLITIAGGKWTTYRLMAEHVIDRAIEVAGLTAAPCPTRTLKLHGWQRGQSTDLYGTDAPELATLPGHDQRLHPNLSCTEGMVRYAIRHEAARTIEDVLARRTRALFHDAAAAEACIERIAGIFDEELKPNTEQLKAMADRARERTSRFRLTSLA from the coding sequence ATGAGCAACGCCCCGGCCAGCCGCGCTGACCGCTTTGCCAGTCTGCGCGAAGCCCGCTCGTGGGACGTGCTGATTATCGGCGGTGGTGCCAGCGGCCTCGGTGCCGCAGTCGACGCCGCAGCCCGGGGCTACCGCACCTTGCTCGTCGAAGCCCGAGATTTCGCCTCAGGCACCTCGTCGTGCAGTACCAAGCTGATCCACGGTGGCGTCCGCTATCTGCGCCAGGGCGACTTCGCCATGGTCCGCAACGCCCTGCACGAACGTACTTGCCTGCTCAATAACGCCCCGCATCTGGTCCACCCGCTGGCCTTCATCATTCCGGCCTGGAGCAACTTCGACCGCATCATCTACGCGGTCGGCCTCAAGCTTTACGATCTGCTATCCGGCGGGCATGCGCTGGAAGCCTCGCGCAGCCTCAATCGGCAAGAAGTCATCGCCGCCCTGCCCGGCCTGTGCACCGCCGGATTGAGTGGTGGTATCCGCTACTGGGACGGCCAGTTCGACGACGCCCGGCTCGCCATCACGCTGATGCGGACCGCCACTGATCTCGGTGCCACCTGCCTCAATTACCTGCCGGTTACCTGCCTGCTGAAGACCGCTGATCGAATCACCGGCGCCATCTTGCGTGACGCCGAGAGTGGCGAAGAGTTTGAGATCAGCGCCCGCGCCGTCATCAACGCCACCGGCGTCCATGCCGACAGCCTGCGCCGCCTCGACGAACCTGATGCACCGCCGCTGCTCACGCCCAGTCAGGGCATCCACCTCGTCGTCGATGCCGATTTTCTGCCCGGCCAGCAGGCGCTGATGATTCCAAAAACCGAAGACGGCCGCGTCATGTTTGCCATCCCGTGGCAAGGCAAGGTACTGCTCGGCACCACCGACACCCCGCGCCCTGATCTGCAGCAACTCGACGACCCGCAGCCGCTGGCCGAGGAAATCGACTTCCTGTTGCGCACCGCCGCCAGCGTGCTGACCCGGCCACCGACCCGCGCCGACATCCGTAGCGCCTTCGCCGGCTTGCGCCCGCTCATCCACCCCGACCACAATGACAAGAAAAATACCGCCGCCCTGTCGCGCGAACACGCCATTCTGGTCAGCCCTGGCGGCCTGATCACCATCGCCGGTGGCAAATGGACGACCTACCGGCTGATGGCCGAACATGTTATCGACCGCGCCATCGAAGTCGCGGGCCTGACCGCCGCGCCATGTCCAACCCGAACGCTGAAACTACACGGCTGGCAGCGAGGTCAGTCCACCGATCTCTACGGCACGGATGCACCAGAACTCGCCACCTTGCCCGGCCATGACCAGCGTTTGCATCCCAACCTGTCCTGCACCGAAGGCATGGTCCGCTACGCCATCCGCCACGAAGCGGCGCGGACGATCGAGGATGTCCTGGCACGGCGAACGCGTGCCCTGTTTCACGATGCTGCCGCTGCCGAAGCGTGCATCGAACGCATCGCCGGGATATTCGACGAAGAGCTGAAGCCGAATACGGAGCAACTGAAGGCGATGGCTGATCGGGCTCGTGAGCGCACCAGTCGCTTCAGGCTGACTTCGTTAGCCTGA
- a CDS encoding PLP-dependent aminotransferase family protein: MSEELLRYERLAADLAGMIGNGVLSHGDRLPSVRRLSQEKRVSVSTVVQALRQLEDRGLVEVRPQSGYFVKRPIPLRAEPVARSTPEAPMPVDISQRLVRILQAGSRPGVAPLAAALPAPSLLPVAALQRLYAGVARRHPRLLEGGSHINTDEPALVRQLVRRSLAWGGPLAADEFVITNSCTESLGLCLRAVTQPGDTVAVESPAYYLMLQLLETLGLKALEIPTDPRTGMSVEALDLATRNGGIAACLIVSNGSNPLGCVMPDSRKREFSRLTAARRVAVIEDDIYGDLHLGGDRPWPIKAFDTTGNVMLCSSFSKSLSPSMRIGFVAAGRHRQTIALQKTITSGGTNPITQLVLAEYLESGAYERHLRTLRRSYERQVEAMRLAVSRYFPMATRIAQPQGGYVLWIELPEGIDITSLHERAIAENLAYVPGELFSASGMYRNCLRLNCGNPHTPEIEDAVRRLGIIFSNP; encoded by the coding sequence ATGTCAGAAGAATTGTTGCGCTATGAGCGACTGGCGGCCGATCTGGCGGGAATGATCGGCAATGGTGTCCTGTCACACGGCGACCGCTTGCCCTCCGTGCGTCGCCTGTCGCAGGAAAAGCGGGTATCGGTGTCCACGGTCGTTCAGGCGCTACGCCAACTGGAGGACCGCGGCCTGGTCGAGGTCCGCCCACAGTCAGGCTATTTCGTGAAGCGGCCCATCCCGTTAAGGGCTGAACCGGTGGCCCGCTCGACCCCGGAGGCGCCCATGCCGGTGGATATTTCGCAGCGGCTGGTGCGCATCCTGCAGGCGGGCAGCCGGCCGGGCGTTGCGCCGCTGGCGGCCGCACTACCTGCCCCTTCATTGTTGCCAGTAGCGGCGCTGCAGCGTTTGTATGCCGGCGTGGCCCGGCGCCATCCTCGACTGCTCGAAGGCGGCAGCCATATCAATACGGATGAGCCGGCGCTGGTTCGCCAGCTGGTACGGCGCTCGCTGGCCTGGGGCGGGCCGCTGGCGGCAGACGAATTTGTCATCACCAATTCCTGCACCGAATCCCTCGGGCTATGCCTGCGTGCCGTCACCCAACCGGGCGATACCGTAGCGGTGGAGTCGCCAGCCTATTATTTGATGCTGCAATTACTGGAAACGCTGGGCCTGAAAGCGCTGGAAATCCCTACCGATCCGCGTACCGGCATGTCGGTCGAAGCGCTCGATCTAGCGACGCGGAACGGCGGCATTGCCGCCTGCCTGATCGTGTCGAATGGCAGCAATCCGCTCGGCTGCGTGATGCCGGATTCCAGAAAACGTGAATTTTCCCGGTTGACCGCAGCACGTCGCGTCGCGGTCATCGAGGACGATATTTACGGCGACCTTCATCTTGGCGGCGACCGCCCGTGGCCGATCAAGGCGTTCGACACCACCGGCAACGTAATGCTTTGTTCGTCGTTCTCAAAAAGCCTGTCACCCTCAATGCGCATCGGCTTTGTCGCGGCGGGGCGCCATCGCCAGACGATTGCTCTGCAAAAAACCATCACCAGCGGCGGCACCAATCCAATTACCCAACTGGTACTGGCCGAATATCTCGAATCCGGCGCCTATGAACGCCATTTGCGCACCTTGCGCCGCAGTTACGAACGGCAGGTCGAGGCCATGCGGCTGGCCGTCAGCCGCTATTTTCCAATGGCCACCCGCATCGCCCAGCCGCAAGGCGGGTATGTTCTGTGGATCGAACTGCCGGAAGGCATCGACATCACCAGCCTCCATGAGCGAGCCATTGCTGAAAATCTAGCCTACGTCCCGGGCGAACTGTTTTCAGCCAGCGGCATGTACCGGAATTGCCTGCGCCTCAACTGCGGCAACCCGCACACACCCGAAATCGAGGACGCCGTCCGTCGTCTGGGTATCATCTTTTCCAACCCTTAA
- a CDS encoding DUF2917 domain-containing protein, producing the protein MQSDLFQREIQLLSGHPLRLESGHGVVISCVSGTLWITISGESGDIFLRPGQQYRLVSNRLTLVEAMSAGSLQLLPAPGRVTLLLVWASCCRRRFKALGQFVFVDRINRTGPVPSAKDYRA; encoded by the coding sequence ATGCAAAGCGACCTGTTCCAGCGGGAAATTCAACTCTTATCCGGCCACCCTTTACGGCTTGAAAGCGGGCATGGCGTTGTGATCAGCTGTGTGTCCGGAACGCTTTGGATCACGATTTCCGGAGAGTCGGGCGATATCTTTCTACGCCCCGGGCAGCAGTACAGGCTTGTCAGCAACCGTCTTACACTGGTTGAGGCCATGAGTGCCGGTAGTCTTCAACTGCTACCCGCACCCGGGCGGGTCACGCTGCTGCTTGTCTGGGCTTCCTGCTGCCGTCGACGCTTCAAGGCTCTGGGGCAATTCGTATTTGTCGATCGAATCAATCGAACAGGTCCGGTTCCATCGGCAAAAGATTATCGCGCTTGA
- a CDS encoding SurA N-terminal domain-containing protein, producing MFDAVRNNKRIVQVFLALITLPFAFFGVDSYMRNAGSGGDVASIGDIKITQQQFQQTLREQQDRLRTQLGDKFDPKMLENPEARKAILDDLISQRLLLIDANKKHIVASNEAIRQAIGGIDAFKVDGKFSSERYEAALRAQGMSPAGFEAQLRQDLTLQQLAGAIGQSSLLARSVADRLLDLQTEKREVTEYRLALDSYVGKVKLADDASKKFYDENASQFETPEQAKADYVVLSMDAIASQLAVTDAEIKDWYDGHKDRYVQPEERRASHILIGSEKLGKDKAKAKAEELLAEIRKNPAAFADLAKKNSDDPGSASKGGDLGYFGRGTMVKSFEDATQRLKEGEISGVVESDFGFHIIKLTGIHAAKEKPLADVRAEIESELKKSAGSRKFAEAAEAFSNMVYEQSDSLKPVADKYKLTIQHSDWLGRKANPANGTLGNEKIIDALFSDEAVKNKRNTEAVEIAANTLVAARIADYKPKALQPFDSVKASIENLLKQKEAQVLAAKDGEARLAALKKGDDKLTWGTSRTVSRLDARQLPAPAAQSVFRMDTGKLPSYTGVELPGAGYALYKLIKVEAGEKLDDTSKQGMLKQLGNLVAQEEVQLYLAALRSRYKVEINQAALDAKEK from the coding sequence ATGTTCGACGCAGTCCGCAATAACAAACGAATCGTCCAGGTTTTTCTGGCGTTGATCACCTTGCCGTTTGCCTTCTTTGGCGTTGACTCTTACATGCGTAACGCAGGTTCGGGCGGTGACGTCGCCAGCATTGGCGATATCAAGATCACCCAGCAGCAGTTCCAGCAGACCCTGCGCGAACAGCAGGATCGCCTGCGTACCCAACTGGGCGATAAATTCGATCCGAAGATGCTGGAGAATCCGGAAGCACGCAAGGCCATCCTTGATGACCTGATCAGCCAGCGCCTGCTACTCATTGACGCCAACAAGAAGCACATAGTGGCCAGCAACGAAGCCATCCGCCAGGCAATCGGCGGCATTGACGCATTCAAGGTCGACGGCAAATTCTCCAGCGAGCGCTACGAAGCCGCCTTGCGTGCCCAAGGCATGTCGCCAGCAGGGTTTGAAGCGCAGCTGCGTCAGGATCTGACCCTGCAACAATTGGCCGGCGCCATCGGACAATCCAGCCTGCTTGCCCGCTCTGTGGCTGATCGCCTGCTTGATCTGCAGACGGAAAAACGTGAAGTGACGGAATATCGCCTCGCCCTGGATAGCTACGTCGGCAAGGTCAAGCTGGCCGACGACGCCAGCAAGAAATTCTATGACGAGAACGCCAGCCAATTTGAGACACCGGAGCAGGCCAAGGCCGACTATGTCGTGCTCTCGATGGACGCCATTGCCAGCCAACTGGCTGTCACCGATGCCGAAATCAAGGATTGGTACGACGGACACAAGGATCGCTACGTGCAGCCCGAAGAGCGCCGCGCCAGTCACATCCTGATCGGCAGCGAAAAACTGGGCAAGGACAAGGCAAAAGCCAAGGCCGAAGAACTGCTCGCGGAAATCCGTAAAAACCCGGCAGCCTTCGCCGATCTGGCCAAGAAGAACTCCGACGATCCGGGTTCTGCCTCCAAGGGTGGAGATCTCGGTTACTTCGGGCGCGGCACAATGGTTAAATCCTTTGAGGACGCCACCCAGCGCCTCAAGGAAGGCGAAATCTCCGGGGTGGTCGAATCCGACTTCGGCTTCCACATCATCAAGCTGACCGGCATTCACGCCGCCAAGGAAAAGCCGCTGGCCGACGTCCGTGCCGAAATTGAGTCCGAATTGAAGAAATCGGCTGGCTCGCGCAAATTTGCCGAAGCAGCCGAAGCCTTCAGCAATATGGTTTATGAGCAATCAGACAGCCTGAAGCCGGTCGCCGACAAGTACAAGCTGACCATCCAGCACTCCGACTGGCTTGGCCGCAAGGCCAATCCGGCCAACGGTACGCTGGGCAACGAAAAGATCATCGACGCCTTGTTCTCCGATGAAGCCGTAAAGAACAAGCGCAATACCGAGGCCGTCGAAATCGCCGCCAACACACTGGTTGCTGCACGCATTGCCGATTACAAGCCCAAGGCATTGCAGCCCTTTGACAGCGTCAAGGCCAGCATCGAAAACCTGCTCAAGCAAAAAGAGGCTCAAGTGCTGGCCGCCAAGGATGGAGAAGCGCGACTTGCAGCCTTGAAGAAAGGTGACGACAAGCTGACCTGGGGCACTTCCCGGACGGTATCGCGCCTGGATGCCCGTCAATTGCCAGCACCTGCCGCCCAGTCCGTGTTCCGCATGGATACCGGCAAGCTGCCTTCCTATACCGGCGTCGAACTGCCTGGCGCCGGTTACGCGCTGTACAAGCTGATCAAAGTTGAAGCTGGTGAAAAGCTCGACGACACAAGCAAGCAGGGCATGCTGAAACAACTTGGCAATCTGGTTGCTCAGGAAGAAGTTCAGCTTTACCTGGCTGCCTTGCGCAGTCGTTACAAGGTGGAAATCAATCAGGCCGCACTGGACGCCAAAGAGAAGTAA
- a CDS encoding electron transfer flavoprotein-ubiquinone oxidoreductase: protein MERESMEFDVVIVGGGPAGLAAAIRLKQLAVEKGTDLGVCLIEKGAEIGAHILSGAVMDPRALNELLPNWKEDGAPLNAPVSEDRFFILSETGATKVPNSLLPSCFHNEGNQVVSLGNVCRWLGEQAEALGVEIYPGFAGSEVLFDENGAVKGVATGDMGRLHDGSEGPNFQLGMELHGKYTFFAEGCRGHLGKQLEVKFNLRDGVDPQTYGIGLKELWEIHPDMHQLGLVIHSGGWPMQPDTYGGGFLYHLENNQIAVGFVVGLGYSNPHLSPYEEFQRFKTHPEIRKFLEGGKRIAYGARALTAGGLQSLPKLTFPGGVLIGDDAGFLNAARIKGSHCAIKTGSLAAEACFEALAGERQRDELIAYPELFKNSWLYDELHKTRNFKPWMNKGLMLGSIMFGIDQVVLRGKAPWTLHNRKPDHAKLKLAAQCEPIAYPKPDGIITFDRLSSVFLSSTNHEEDQPCHLQLKDDSVPISVNLAQYDAPEQRFCPAGVYEILRDESGGNPRLQINAQNCVHCKTCDIKDPTQNINWVVPQGGEGPTYPNM from the coding sequence ATGGAACGTGAATCCATGGAATTCGACGTCGTCATCGTTGGTGGCGGCCCGGCGGGCTTGGCGGCAGCAATACGTCTGAAACAGCTGGCAGTAGAAAAAGGTACGGACCTCGGTGTCTGTTTGATCGAAAAAGGCGCTGAAATCGGCGCCCATATTCTGTCTGGCGCGGTCATGGATCCTCGCGCCCTGAACGAATTGTTACCAAACTGGAAGGAAGACGGTGCCCCGCTCAATGCGCCGGTGTCCGAAGACCGGTTCTTCATCCTCTCCGAAACCGGTGCCACCAAGGTACCGAACAGCCTGTTGCCCAGCTGCTTTCACAATGAGGGCAATCAGGTGGTTTCGCTGGGCAATGTCTGTCGCTGGCTCGGCGAGCAGGCCGAGGCGCTGGGTGTGGAGATATACCCTGGTTTTGCCGGATCCGAAGTGCTGTTCGATGAAAACGGTGCCGTCAAAGGCGTCGCCACCGGCGATATGGGCCGCCTGCATGACGGCTCGGAAGGCCCGAATTTCCAGCTAGGCATGGAACTGCATGGCAAATACACCTTCTTTGCCGAAGGTTGCCGCGGCCACCTTGGTAAGCAACTCGAAGTCAAATTCAACCTGCGCGACGGCGTTGATCCGCAAACTTACGGCATCGGCCTCAAGGAACTGTGGGAAATCCATCCGGATATGCATCAGCTCGGCTTGGTGATTCACAGTGGTGGTTGGCCGATGCAGCCCGATACCTATGGTGGCGGCTTCCTTTACCATCTGGAAAACAACCAGATCGCCGTCGGTTTCGTCGTCGGCCTCGGTTACAGCAACCCGCACCTGTCGCCCTACGAAGAATTCCAGCGCTTCAAGACGCATCCGGAAATCCGCAAATTCCTTGAAGGTGGCAAGCGTATCGCCTACGGTGCTCGTGCCCTGACCGCTGGCGGCCTGCAATCCTTGCCCAAGCTGACTTTTCCTGGTGGCGTATTGATCGGTGACGATGCTGGTTTTCTCAATGCAGCCCGCATCAAGGGTTCGCACTGCGCCATCAAGACCGGTTCGCTGGCCGCAGAGGCATGCTTCGAGGCGCTGGCCGGCGAACGTCAGCGCGATGAATTGATCGCCTATCCAGAGTTGTTTAAAAACAGCTGGTTATACGATGAACTTCATAAAACACGTAACTTTAAGCCATGGATGAACAAGGGGCTGATGCTCGGTTCCATCATGTTCGGTATCGATCAGGTCGTGCTCCGCGGAAAGGCGCCGTGGACCTTGCATAACCGCAAACCTGATCACGCCAAACTGAAGCTGGCCGCACAGTGTGAACCGATCGCCTATCCGAAACCGGATGGCATCATTACCTTTGATCGTCTTTCGTCCGTCTTCCTGTCCAGCACCAATCATGAGGAAGATCAGCCCTGCCACCTTCAATTGAAGGATGACAGTGTGCCAATCAGCGTCAATCTGGCGCAATACGATGCCCCCGAGCAGCGCTTCTGCCCGGCCGGCGTCTATGAAATCCTGCGTGATGAAAGTGGTGGGAACCCGCGCCTGCAGATCAATGCGCAGAATTGCGTGCATTGCAAAACCTGCGATATCAAGGATCCGACCCAAAACATCAACTGGGTTGTTCCACAAGGCGGCGAAGGCCCGACTTACCCGAATATGTAA
- the fabI gene encoding enoyl-ACP reductase FabI, with translation MGFLADKKILITGLLSKHSIAYGIAKACHREGAQLAFTYQTERFEDRIKKFATEFGSDITVQVDVSSDEQIDNLFVELAKHWDGLDGLVHSIAYAPTEAIEGDFLNGITRDSFRIAHEISSYSYPALVKAARPMMQGRKSSALALSYLGAERTMPNYNTMGLAKASLEAATRYLAFCLGPEGIRANAISAGPIKTLAASGIGNFGKLLAYNSHNAPLRRNVTIDEVGNAAAFMLSDLASGITGEIMYVDGGMNTTALGNADPLPA, from the coding sequence ATGGGCTTTCTCGCCGACAAGAAAATTCTGATCACCGGTCTGCTTTCCAAGCATTCCATTGCCTACGGCATTGCCAAGGCGTGCCACCGTGAAGGTGCACAACTCGCTTTTACCTACCAGACTGAACGCTTCGAAGACCGAATCAAGAAATTTGCGACCGAATTCGGCAGCGACATCACGGTTCAGGTTGATGTCAGCAGCGACGAACAAATTGATAACCTGTTCGTTGAACTGGCTAAACACTGGGACGGACTCGATGGCCTGGTTCACTCCATTGCCTACGCGCCCACTGAAGCCATCGAAGGCGATTTCCTGAACGGCATCACCCGTGACTCATTCCGGATTGCACACGAAATTTCCTCGTACAGCTACCCGGCGCTGGTCAAGGCCGCCCGCCCGATGATGCAGGGGCGCAAGAGTTCTGCGCTTGCCCTCTCCTACCTCGGCGCCGAGCGCACCATGCCGAACTACAACACCATGGGTCTGGCCAAGGCCAGCCTGGAAGCGGCGACCCGCTACCTGGCTTTCTGCCTTGGCCCTGAAGGTATCCGTGCCAACGCCATTTCAGCCGGTCCGATCAAGACGCTGGCAGCTTCCGGCATCGGCAACTTCGGCAAGCTGCTCGCCTACAACTCGCACAATGCTCCGCTTCGTCGTAACGTGACGATTGATGAAGTCGGCAATGCTGCCGCTTTCATGTTGTCCGATCTGGCCAGCGGCATTACCGGCGAAATCATGTACGTCGATGGCGGCATGAACACGACGGCGCTGGGCAACGCCGACCCGCTACCGGCTTGA
- a CDS encoding transcriptional regulator EpsA: MAPTETALNPETAIRIMQSSLAVQTHFQLLLWLQGTFQEAIPHDILISFSGTVGSDLYHYDIVSATPGLRTAKIPHASISEFRNGFYQHWKSGGERVTSATMPDGCGSGMDASALFAELRCMQQVLFHAIPDARFNVDHLYILLRRTGSFNDRERKCFELLLPHIDAAMRKIDGLPVIEPEHIAAPGLLTSLIKSGLSEREIEILEWVRNGKTNIEIGMILHISANTVKNHLQRIFRKINVSNRAQAVGKLEEIESRIDTLQLVA; the protein is encoded by the coding sequence ATGGCACCCACCGAAACCGCCCTGAATCCAGAGACCGCCATCAGGATCATGCAAAGCTCTTTGGCCGTCCAGACTCACTTTCAGCTATTGCTATGGCTGCAAGGTACGTTCCAGGAAGCGATTCCGCATGATATTTTGATCTCATTCAGCGGCACGGTGGGTAGCGACCTATATCACTATGACATCGTGTCGGCGACCCCGGGATTACGAACGGCTAAAATCCCGCACGCCAGCATCAGCGAATTCAGAAATGGGTTTTATCAGCACTGGAAGAGCGGCGGCGAAAGAGTCACTTCAGCCACCATGCCCGATGGTTGCGGTAGCGGTATGGATGCATCAGCTCTTTTTGCAGAATTACGTTGCATGCAACAAGTTTTATTCCATGCAATTCCAGACGCGCGTTTCAATGTTGACCACCTTTATATCCTGTTGCGCCGCACGGGGAGTTTTAACGATCGGGAAAGAAAGTGCTTCGAGCTGCTGCTTCCGCACATCGATGCCGCCATGCGAAAAATCGATGGCTTGCCGGTTATTGAGCCGGAACACATTGCGGCGCCCGGTTTGCTGACATCACTAATCAAATCCGGCTTGAGCGAACGTGAAATCGAGATTCTCGAATGGGTTCGCAATGGCAAGACCAATATCGAAATCGGGATGATTCTCCACATCAGCGCCAACACGGTAAAAAACCATTTGCAGCGGATCTTCCGGAAAATCAACGTCAGCAATCGCGCCCAAGCCGTCGGCAAGCTTGAGGAGATTGAGTCAAGGATCGACACCCTGCAACTTGTCGCCTAG
- a CDS encoding DUF2164 domain-containing protein: MTIEISPESSKAAIASIQRYFSENLDEEIGSLDAGALLGFFLKEIGPVVYNKAVADAQARLQARVMELDVDIYEDEFQYWVKKGQGKRHG; this comes from the coding sequence ATGACCATCGAAATCTCTCCCGAATCCAGCAAGGCTGCCATTGCTTCGATCCAGCGCTATTTTTCCGAGAACCTGGATGAGGAAATTGGCAGTCTGGATGCCGGCGCACTGCTCGGTTTTTTCCTCAAGGAAATCGGGCCTGTCGTATACAACAAGGCCGTGGCCGACGCCCAGGCGCGTTTGCAGGCCAGGGTCATGGAACTGGATGTCGATATCTACGAGGACGAGTTTCAGTACTGGGTGAAAAAGGGGCAGGGTAAGCGCCATGGATGA
- a CDS encoding CZB domain-containing protein, producing MKRIDIDSAIRLHTQWRRQFLNAFAGGNYADMPLSEHRGCMLAKLLNEAEGIDRQSADFCQLVVIHDRFHAMANEILELSNNGLADCADLLLPELNEASHQLVGQLDKLRLVQA from the coding sequence ATGAAGCGTATTGACATCGATAGCGCCATACGCTTGCACACGCAATGGCGCCGCCAATTCCTGAACGCCTTTGCCGGCGGCAACTACGCCGACATGCCGCTCTCTGAGCATCGGGGCTGCATGCTGGCCAAGCTGCTGAATGAAGCCGAGGGCATCGATCGCCAGTCAGCTGATTTTTGTCAGCTTGTCGTTATCCATGACCGTTTTCATGCAATGGCCAACGAGATTCTCGAGCTCAGCAATAATGGCCTTGCCGATTGTGCAGACCTGCTGCTTCCTGAGCTTAACGAAGCTTCGCATCAACTGGTTGGCCAACTCGACAAGCTGCGGCTCGTCCAAGCCTGA